Below is a window of Prunus dulcis unplaced genomic scaffold, ALMONDv2, whole genome shotgun sequence DNA.
aatcatagaaatctattaaaatcactttgcaaaacaaaacgtctcttttaattacttttaatTTAGTCTGAGTGTTTGTGATATTCTAAGCTTAGCCAAACAGTATAAAAATCCTTTACCAATCAACCAAACACAAAACTCCGAATGCTACAGTAACTAAGCTTTACAGACACAGTAGGATCACCGAAGCGTATAAGGAATGGGGTAAAGAAGttgaataaaaaaacccaCGTAAATTAACAAGCACATCCGCCCGACTGTGCCTGTGACTGTGATGAATTTGCATTGGATGACTTGAGGTTCACATCAACCATATCCTCTTGCTTCGTCGAAGAAAGTGTTTCCATTCCAGGCAAGGCGGCTGCTATCTTTCGGAACAGTGCCTGCAATCGGATTAATGAAAATTAACATAATGACGTGTCCATCTGTAACCGAGTAGGCATATCAAGTGACCTTGACGAGGGTGCAGTGTTCTCAACAGTAGTATCTTGATTGACCCCACGCAACATAATCATAACATTAAGACATTACATTGCTATGATATAATTCATTAAAGATAAATGTGACTTACCTTGATATTAAAGCCAGCCTTGGCACTAGTTTCGATGAACATAACATTGAGCTCACGAGCTTTGGCTTCTCCTTCCTCTATGGAAACTTGCCTGTCCATCCACAACATGGCCCATATATGAGCACCGGAAGTGGCAAGAAAAATCAGATGCAATAAGCTAGCCTAATTGACAATGAGATACGACCTGAGGGGAAAACTTGTAGTATTACCCTCCTCGTTCCCATCTACAGTACCAAACATGTATTCACCATACATGTTTTACGAAGGTACATCCGCACAGCTTGATTTAAAGCATCTTCTTCTAGTGCTCAGATTGGTCAAGCAcgcaaatgaaataaatagcATGCAAAAGATGCAACAAGTCATCATTCTCATGAAGACCACGTTTACATGACTATGGAACTAAAAAGTGTAGGAAACAAGAAAATCAACTGTCTTCATAACTTACTGCAGAGAATAAAGCAGATCACTACCTTTTGTCTACAAGATCTGTTTTGTTTCCAACAAGTACAATGATAACATCACTTCCCCGCTCAGTGCGAACCTCTTCAATCCACTTGGAAGTGTTTAGGAATGATTGCCTGCCTATACCATAAGAATGagccaaaattgaaattcatcaAACATTGAACATAAGACCCAGTGGTTTAATTAGAAACAGATGAAGTTCAAGCTCAACAAAGTTACGTTTGACtagatttttttgttgttgtttaaacaaaacaaatcccTCACAGATGGGACTCTTAACAAGAGCTTCTTCAAAAGGATATTCACAAAGTATTTGAACAGCTGGACTAAATTTCAGGTCCAACAATTTAGAtaaagtagagagagagagagagagagagagagagagagagagagagagatcataCTTGCAACATCATATACAATGACTGCCACAGAGGAATCCCTGATATAGCTTGGAATGAGACTCCTGAACCTTTCCTGCCCAGCAGTATCCCtgttcaaatttcaaaattttatgtttcacgagatacaattttttttcacaatgtCAATCTTGTCCCAGGATGAGATAAGTATGAAAACCTAATAATCACAGAGAGAATATGGAAACAAATCCAAAGCTTTAGAATGAATTTTCAAGAAAGACAAGTAAATGTGCCCCAAGTACTTAGAATCATAATGAGAGTACCAGTGACTTCTAAGAGGCaaatttctttaataaaaGCAACCTAGTAACCACTCATTAAGTCCACAATAAATTAAAGTCACATCACAGAATGAGAACACTGAGCAAGCTCATGTATATAAGAAATCTAACTGTATTTGATGAACATAAAACCTTTGAgaaaacatggtaacatctacagaaaaataaactaaaaaaggATAAAGACTGACCAGAGCTGCAATCGAACAGTTCTATCTTCAAGGTACATTGTCTTTGACAGAAAATCAATGCCGATGGTAGCCTGGTCATCAATGAATAAACATATAAGCTAAGAAAGAGAAACTCgaacaaataaatcaaaacatGTAAGTTAAGAATTGAGCATGGATATATGTACAGTGCCAGATAAGTACATAAATATGTGTGTGTAACATtacatcaaaaaataaaataaataaatagacaaGTGTGTGCACATTAAAAGAGATGGATGACAACTAAATAAGTATTTTAAATAAGGAGCTGTTTTTCAGCCGTTATCAAATTTTGATGAAGAATGCATGTCATCCACTGTACAATTAGTCGTTCATATATAACATAATGGCTGAAAAACATGGTCTCATGTAAGAACTTTATTAAAGAATAactatatacatgtataattaCAAAGACATCCACAGGAATCCCAACCAaactaagaaaaagaaacaaaaggtaaTTAGGATTGATATCTGTAGAGTGTCAGCAAAGAAAGACAAATGAATGAcatttgaaaaatcaaaataattgcGTTACAGAAAATGCATCCACAGGAACACCcaccaaaataagaaaaggaaaaggtgaaaacaaacaaacttgtGCAACTAAGGCAAAAAAGACAGATATTAAACCTAATTATTCCATTGGGAATAAACATTTAGAAACCAAAAAGTGTTGCCCCTATGGAATGATAGGTGAAAATCCACTGGTAGTGCTCATAGCTCAATGGCAGAGCATTtggccaaaaacaaaaggtcaGTGTTACAAATCCCAGAATGACACAGCTGTTTAGTATTAGATTGTACTAACTTATATATCATGTTTATAACTAATGCCTTTTTCTTGTGGCTGAGGACCCAAATCATAGACACATATCCCAATCATCCATAAATCATCCATGCATGTCCATAACATAGGTCCATTTTAGGTTGGCTCTGCATATATTCATTCATAGTCATAAGCTTTTTATATAATGATATGTTTCTCAGCCGTTATATCAGATATGAACAGCTGACCACCATTAATGGTTGAGAAATAGGTACTTATTTAAGGATCCTATTGCTGAAACGGAGGGTGACACCCTCCAATCCCCGTGGAACCCCACttcaagttttaattttgaatctcaGCCCCACCACATACCAATCCATGAACGATTACTGTTGCATCATTTGAAGAAAGTCATAAGCAACTGGTTTAATTCTTTTTCCCTACTccaaagtaaaagaaaagaaaaatcataaacttctAATATTACGAAAAGTTATTATGGGGGCCAATCCTTACCATGGTTATGAACCTCACTTCATTAGAACATTTTCAGCTTCTGCTTAAtgtttgtcctttttttttttttttttttctacacaACTCTCCGTTGTTATTAAAACTTAACGTACTACTTCAACATAAAAAGGAGAATGCTGTAATGTACTTGGCACTTGGCAGGCACATTCCAGCCGTCGTCACATAAGGCCCCACATCAGCTTACACAAGAAAGTAGAAATACTATAATTAAGACTGCTCAACTATAGTACAGAAATCAGTGTTTGGATTCTAATAATAGCAGTACCAGCTCGTGGTTCCACACAAAGATTTGGATCAGCATTTATTCACAAATTTCACAAATATGTACCACAACCATAAAAGTCTAACAAATGTAACGAAATTTCAATACCCcgaagaattcaaaatttgatacCAAACATAGCTCATAGCTGTtagattgaaaacaaaaatcgCAAACGAAAGCAATTTCAATTCCATCATGAATTGGAAAACGCTATGCCAATCAATCGAAGACATTGTTGATGTTCACAGCAACTGTTGACAGAAATGAAACAGCAAAAGACTGCAAAGCTCGAAAAGTTGAAGatcaaagaaattgcaaaagaaTTGGATAGGGAAATCCGATTACCTGATACGTGTTGTCGAACTTGTCGTACATGAAGCGAGTGATGATGCTGGTTTTGCCGACGGACTGGTCCCCCAAGAAGACGAGCTTGTACTTGGCGAGAGCCGAAACGGGAGCCATGGAGATTTCGGATCTACGTGGATCAGATCGGGTTCAAGGTCGAGATCTCGCCAGAGATTTATCGGACAGATCGAGATCTCGGAGCCTCGTTCTAAATTCGCTTCGttcgttttatttttcctcGATTTCGTTTGGGTGCGTATTTATACGACGATGATCTGTTGGCatatagagaaagagagagacggagacagagagagactgTTTTTTGCGCGTGAAATTGGTTTGAAGAGGTTTtccatgaaaataaattattaatgtCAAAAATATTCTTACACGATTAACATTTCAGGTTGTTATTAGCTTTCCAGTAAAATGCATGGCTAAGTGGAAAGGGCCTTCATAATTTGGGTAAGAAACTTCCTCCCTAGTTTAGACGCTTGcatttagaagaaaaataaacatgctATTTTGGAGGCCAAAATGCAACACTTAAAGCTTATTTAaatacattttcttttgtcaacAAGTTCTAGCCTAGTGAAAAATGGTCTTGATTTGCAGTCAAATGATATCAGGTTTGAACCCCTATGGTACTAaggtagtgtgtgtgtgtgtgaatccTCTCAtctaacaaaaacaaaatcgaTTTATTGGTTCATCAACTGTCTCAAGTGTAGGTCTCCTGGCATTGCCCTCCAGGCATATCGATCTCATCGGTTAGGCATACTTGTAGGCTCCACCTTATAACTTGTgaaaaaatatacattttctgttaaatttcaGAGAGATGGACAGCGGCCCACTATTAACAACACCGATATTGTCTATAACTTAACCACCTATATAGCCCAGTAGGTGTGGAGTTCTATCACAAAAGGTCTCAGTGATATTAGTAGTGGAATCActcattatatattatatttattttgttaagtttccgatgtgggactttatattcttcaacattttcaaCTTAACTCCAGTGAATAATCTAACACTTGGCCTTTTATTAAAGATCGTATCTATAATTGGAGCTAATAATTACACATAACtaccttttttttaagtgagtgACTTTCATAGAGTTGACAAATTCTTAAATACTTTCATAGAGTTGATAAAAGTCACTAGTAAATTGCAAGACTTTTGCTCTTAACAATTAGCCTTAAAAGTATGGAAAAGTCATTCATATAATAAGCTTTAtaaaagtcattaactttttggatactgccaaacttttaaagactttttaaaagtcataactggataccacaaaacttttaaatactttttaaaagtcacaattgaataccactagaCTTTTATGAACTCtttaaaaatctaaattgaatacctccagacttttaaactctataaaagtcattaaaagtttgaattggATACACGTCTTAATCTTCTAAAGAACCTAGCAAGTTAATTTAATAGGAGCTTTTAGCTAATGAGGTCTAGTGTAGTGAAAAAAGGCCTTCACTTGTAAACTAATGGTCTCATATTCGAATCCTCATGATACCTTAatagagtgtgtgtgtgtgtgtgtgtgtgtgtgtgataaACCTCATCCCCTTGTAGTTTAGGAGAGGAACTTACCTATACCAAAGATACCACTAGGGGCGGAGGTACTCTAGGGTCTGAGGTGACCTTGCCCCCCATTGCAATCCATAATaactttatttataattatatgtaAAATGTTTGTGGGCCCATTACACAActaacatttaaaaaaaaagaaaaaagaaaagtattaATCCTCTAATAATCAAACCGATGAGTCAAaggaatagaaaataaataatttaaagggaaatgagattttataaaaatacttTTTCGTTTTGATGCATGAAATTGAGTACAAAGTTCTAAAAAATGTCCAtttttccatatatatattattgatgtATGATTGATTTTCTCTTTCTATACTTGTATTAGGTTCTGCCCCCACACATACAATTCTGGCTTTGCCATTGAATATCACTGTGGCGCTATTTCAAGCCAATCACTTGTTGACATGTATTTTAACTTTCCGACATGGCAATGCATGATAAGTTTGGGATACCACCACAATGACATCCCCATTACATGTAATTTTTCTTGTAGTTTAAACTATCTcttgtattttaaataaattaaaaaaagagctTTGACGTTGTATCACCATGCAAGTTGAAGTCCAAAGTTAACACCAATCAGttaatttctctttgaaatATAGAAACCTTTTGTGgttatttcattttatcttGTCAGTTCACCTTTTAAATCTTCTAATGATTGCCGGTTGCCCCAGGATCTACGCGACGTACTTATTTCATGGATATGGGGCCAGGGACGTCTCCATATTTCATCCCACACTATAATATCATGGGAAAGTATGTGTTGAACAATTAATCtcaacatataaatattttaaaaaaaaattaaaatccagttttttttttttttttttttctatattaaGAACCAAATTGATGAGCCCGACGACAAGGTAAGATGTTTTTGGTGCAGCTTTTACATGGTAAGTTGGTGAGGGCTAAAGGTAGATATTTCCTATTATAAACCAATTTATTCATATCCTGGTTTCTCATCCTTGACTACGACTAGCGtttctttcctcttttctATTTGTTATTTGGTTGCCGTATTCAATACTAAATTATTTTGAACTCTTTCTTTGAGAGGAAGTTTAATTATTTCATACAAACAAacattcctttttttgttaggACAATTGCTCCATTTGGAAAAAACCAGCAAACAAAAAGGTTACCAAAAGCTTCATAACCCTACCTTCCATATATGCACTCCATGGCTCATTATAAAACCCAGGCCataaccctaattattttcattctcAACCTTCGATTCTCTTTgaccccaaaagaaaagaaaagaaaaaaccttaTCTCATGGCTGGCTCTATGAAGAAAACTTTCTACTACAATTTTTTCCCCACCAAAGCCGAAGAACAGGAGGAAGCGAAAAAAGACGGTAGCAGCAGCGGAGAGAAACAAATCAGCCGAGTTCTGATAGAAATGCATGACTTTCCGGACAATCAGCCACCACTGCTACTAAAGCATACCGATCCACGGGGCATCATAAAGGCTGTTTCTGTAAGCGAAATCCAGATGGggattcttttcttttcattcagTGAGACGTTTGAGCACATCCTTCGACATTGGAACCTGGACGAAGTTAGCTTGGTCCTAAGTGGCTACAACAAGTTCCATGTTTTGGTGAAGGATGTAACTGATCATGATGAAACTGAGTACAGAAGTGACAGAATATTTTTCCAGAGGCTGCAAAACGATGAGTTCTATATTCTTGGGTGTTTGGATGTGATAAGAAATAGGTATCTCAGTGCTGGTGACGAAATTGGGTTGGCTTGGGAAAGGGATAGAAACGGAAAGGGAATGTTTCTGTTCAAATTGTTGAGCAGAAGCAAGAGGGCGCCCGCAAACATCATGTTTTAGATTATTAAGAGTGTGAGTTTGTTTTTATATGTAGTTTTCATGAttgttttgagtttgatgGATATGGAACTTTAGTAAGTGATGTTTCTGTTCTATGCGAATGTCTTGTTTTATATTTCAGTGATGAttgatttctcttttctcgtgtgtttttttgctAGCTAGCAAATATTAATTCTAATAAACCTGAATTCTATGTGTAATCTATAATTTTGAATATAAGGAGCAAATCTTTGACACTCAAATCATAATtcgaccttttttttttatacaaaagatATTGGAGGTGTGGAAAATCGAACACAAATTTCTTGTACAATGATAACTGCTTTAGCCACTTGAAATATAAGTCCttatccttttttcttttttgggtctgatAACCCCTTTTcataattgttttttctttgttatagAAAACTATGTAAATAAAGGAATTGCGTTGGATATAATTCCATACGGCATTGTCAATACATTTTGAGATTGGTGTATGAGCAGTTAATGGAAAGCGCAAACAGTGGTCGCTAAACGAGTATACTATTAAAGAAATTTActttttagtttctttcaTATAAGGCAAAAGCTAAAGACCATTGACTAGGTTAGGTAAgtgcaaaaaaaaacaaattcgaATATTGGTTTGGTACGGTAGTTAAAATAGCATGTTGGATTAGGGCTGAGCACAATCCAGTTCGGTTTGATTTTCATGTACAATATCTAGGGGGATTGAACCAAACCTAGACCTATACAATTTCGGTTTGATTTGCccaattttcagttttaaatAGGAAAAGGTGAATAAGAGAGAATGAGAACATGAGAGAAATAGgaagaaaggagaaaggaGAAGAGATAGGGAAAGAAAGAGgtagagaagagagaaagatggaGGAGCAACAAGAAGAATGGCTATGGTTCatcgaaaagaaaaagaagcaactCCAGGGTTATCATTTAGGTGGTTATAATAAGACTAAGGCATTGAGTATTAATGAAACTAAAATATCTTGATAGTTCTTGGGATTACTAATGTTTTTGGATTATAATTGGACTTACTAATAAATTTGgatataaataattaagttaAATTAACATAACTAGTCTGATTCGGTTCAGATCGGCTTTTCCAAGACAAAAACTAGAACATGAACCTAAAACGGTTCAATTCGGTTTTGAGACAAAGTTGACTTTCTTGGTCAacatggttttttttccccttttaatTGTACCAAACTGagtattataatttaattcgAAAAATAACTTTTTACTGTATATGACATTGTCTTACGGAATTTAAAGTGTGATTAGATTGTTATTAAATTGATTTAGGATTAAGTAAAagagaaatacaaaaaatttgtACTGAAAATTGATAATTGAATGTCAAAGAACCAAATAAAGATACTTTGATGAGCTTGTATTGTTTGGGGCCGTGCCcgaaccaaaaaataataataacaaactTGAACAAACAAATTCTAATAACAAATTTGTAAATCTAGCCTATCTAGGTTCTATCCTTTCTCCATCCTTGATGTTAGAAGTGCAGCATATGAATTTTCATCTCCTTCTTATATATATCTTCATATTTTCAAATACATGAACTAATAGGAAGCATTTTCTCATGTTCACTGTTCTTAAATGgaattatgtttctttttaataGATTTATTCATGTTTGAGTTGAAAGGAAAATTAGCGTTTCTTGGAGGTGTTTGTAAGACTTACTCTTGGAAATAGAATTGTTTGGATTAGGTTATGCAAGTGGCCCAATTCAGTGGCTTTTGGGTATGGCCTTTGGGTCCATGCCAAATGGTCAAcagttaattaatatataattgatATGGGTTTTGGGACTTGAGGCTCTTAGGCTCTGTTGTTTAAATTaagagtaatgctatttaGACACACAACATTGACCACCTTAACTGACCACCTTATGTGACAACTGATGTGTCATGTcatgtcaattaatgaatGTCACCatgtcaattaaaaaataaataaaaaaaccctagcatTCCTAGTGAGTGGCCTCATGGCAGCattcattaattgacatgACATGACACGACACATCAGttgccacataaggtggtcAGTTAAGGTGGTCAATATTATGTGTCCAAATAGCATTACTCTTAAATGAATTCcgagttaattaattaattaattgtttgaattatttttaaaattcaaatatcaagCAATGTTTTTGTCTGATTGGGTTTATACAGGTATTAGCCACTCTATTTAAACACAAGCCCTAGGTCCGTACAATCACATCAAATTTGTAAAGAACATTCACACCATCATTCCTGCATAGCCTAAGAGATAAACACATAGATTTCGCTAGAAATCAAAGCCCTAGTGCTAGGACTTTGATTTAGATAGTTGTATCCTGGTGGAGCAAACGCCTGCAGAATTACAAATACTGAGTAGAGGCGAAATTCCGTTTCAGGGATATTGAAATTGTGCAAGCCTCTATTTACAAGAACAATCCGTTTTTAATTTACTgccatatttaattttgttattctatttgttgtttaatttaattattagaaTAATACTAATTGTTGTTCCACCAACATTTACTCCATGGGTGAACACAATGAAGAGTCCACACTATTAAATGGGGAAAACAATGGAAGAGGATGATTTGGAAGATGTTGTGTCAGAGCTAGAATCCGAACCAGAATATGGAGAGGAGGAAGATGTGAAATTGACTAAGCCTTCTAAAATGCCTTTTACACGCAACCAAACTGAAAGCAAAACAAccagaaaatcataaaaaagaaacaaaaacctaCTAAAAGCCAAGCTGCATAGAAAACgaagaaaactaaagaaacaCAATTACCCTTAACTGACCCACCAAATTGTCCGCCGGCAAGGGCggtggaggagaagaagaatcaGAATTACCCTTAACTTGTTTAACTGAACCAGATTGAACAGGAGTAGCAGGATTGGCAATCTGCTTGATACCAGCAAGTGAACCCTCTGCAGACCCAGCAATAGTGAGAGAATTGGAAGCCCCATAGTGTTTTTGGCAAGTATGGAGTCAGAGGCTGGAGTTAAAATTGCCATGTTATCCACTAGATCAGGAGCATTAGATATAAAGATACCCAATTGCCTCTAATGAGGTGGCGAAAGTAACTGTTGTTCAACCCCCTTCAAAGAAGAAACTACTTGAGAACTACCAACTACTTATAACTGCTGCCCAAAAACTTCATTGTGCTCCACTTAACAAGCCAAAGTTATGTTACTTTTCCTTATTGAAAAGAGTTACTtgcaccatttttttttttttttgggtgaaagaagaaaaattattattcACGACAGGTAGAGTACGAAAAACATAATTTATCATCTTTGATGCCATTGGGTGCATGTAAATATAAAAGCCCAAGATAAATCCAAAGGCTTGAGCCTATAATATGGTTCAATTATGGTGTCATCCAgattgaccccaaaaaaaaaaaaaaaaaaactagaaataTCAACTTATTATATCAATTAATGTGAAAATATCTAATGTAAAAAGCTTATAATTCAAGTGGTTTAGGACTGTTACCTTGCACTCGAGGTCATATTCCCCTCCCTAAGGTCTGtgtggtttcaatttggtcactTTTGCCCATTTAGCTTTCAATTCCAAGCAATTCGAGTACATTACCCAATTTTCGACGATGCTCACTCAATTGCCAGCACCATTCTCGAAACCTCGCAGGGATGTTCAAAGATTAACAGACCTTAGCCATATTCTGTTCGAGATCCAACTTTTGCTGATATCCTTCTCTGCAAGCAGAATATAGAATTTAGTCAGCCACACATTAAagaattcaaatgaaattaaagCAGGTCAATAGACTATGACTTACCATGGCAATAGGTGATGGGAACAAGTAGACCGTCGCCTACGTTGCCTTCCCACTTTTCGTTGACCTCCAGTGCATCGATGTTCCACACAGTCTTCATGGCTGAGATTGTCAAACAATTTGGCATTACTCACACGAAATTGGGCATACTTCCCACAACGTCTCACCTTGAAGAAGTAAAAGATCTCCCGCACTGTCAAGCCTAGCTAAAAGAAGCAGTTCAGGTTATCAAAGCAGATGATCGCCTGGTAGAAATTTGGGGTACATTGGCTTGGGGCATACTCCATGGCACAAAATACCTTCTACAGCGAAAATGTGTAGCCTAAGGAGAAGTAGAAGAAGCGGAAAAAGATG
It encodes the following:
- the LOC117613298 gene encoding ras-related protein RABH1b: MAPVSALAKYKLVFLGDQSVGKTSIITRFMYDKFDNTYQATIGIDFLSKTMYLEDRTVRLQLWDTAGQERFRSLIPSYIRDSSVAVIVYDVASRQSFLNTSKWIEEVRTERGSDVIIVLVGNKTDLVDKRQVSIEEGEAKARELNVMFIETSAKAGFNIKALFRKIAAALPGMETLSSTKQEDMVDVNLKSSNANSSQSQAQSGGCAC